The Streptomyces sp. SS1-1 genome has a segment encoding these proteins:
- a CDS encoding YbjN domain-containing protein: protein MADAQKAAQVVEGALKDAELEWESPEPGTYVVTLPGTRKLSTTVSLRVGRHSLSLNAFVIRHPDENEPGVHRWLLERNLKLYGVSYAVDRLGDVYVTARLPLASITPDEIDRLLGQVLEAADGAFNTLLELGFASAIRKEYEWRVARGESTRNLDAFSHLTKKSEG, encoded by the coding sequence ATGGCTGACGCACAGAAGGCGGCCCAGGTCGTCGAGGGAGCACTGAAGGACGCCGAACTGGAGTGGGAGAGCCCCGAGCCGGGCACCTACGTCGTCACGCTCCCCGGCACACGGAAGCTGTCCACGACGGTCTCCCTGAGAGTCGGCCGCCACTCCCTCTCGCTGAACGCCTTCGTCATCCGCCACCCCGACGAGAACGAGCCCGGGGTCCACCGCTGGCTCCTGGAGCGCAACCTCAAGCTGTACGGCGTGAGTTACGCCGTCGACCGGCTCGGCGACGTGTACGTCACCGCCCGGCTCCCGCTCGCCTCGATCACCCCGGACGAGATCGACCGCCTCCTCGGCCAGGTCCTGGAGGCGGCCGACGGCGCCTTCAACACCCTCCTGGAGCTCGGGTTCGCCTCCGCGATCCGCAAGGAGTACGAGTGGCGGGTGGCGCGCGGTGAGTCCACACGCAACCTGGACGCGTTCAGCCACCTGACCAAGAAGTCCGAGGGCTGA
- a CDS encoding TetR/AcrR family transcriptional regulator yields the protein MTFQRARSEEQREARRRAILDTAAAMLDEMPVAELSLNELSRRVGLAKSNVLRYFESREAVLLELLDDFLGLWIADLEGELAEGIDAHATAEVRAARLAEILSRSLAERTVLCDLFGAQGGVLERNVSVEVVKRHKRASLARLDAMTALLRRHVPELGEGAQLFCLMGLATAGALSSYVPPPPSVLAAYAEEPALGVLHIELREALWDAFTSMLLGVLPRR from the coding sequence GTGACTTTTCAGCGGGCGCGAAGCGAGGAGCAGCGAGAGGCCCGCCGCCGGGCGATCCTGGACACGGCGGCGGCGATGCTCGACGAGATGCCGGTGGCCGAGCTGAGCCTGAACGAGCTCAGCCGGCGCGTGGGCCTGGCCAAGTCGAACGTCCTGCGCTACTTCGAGTCCCGCGAGGCCGTCCTGCTCGAACTCCTCGACGACTTCCTGGGCCTCTGGATCGCCGATCTGGAGGGCGAGCTGGCCGAGGGGATCGACGCGCACGCCACCGCCGAGGTCCGGGCGGCCCGGCTCGCGGAGATCCTGAGCCGGTCGCTCGCGGAGCGTACGGTGCTGTGCGACCTGTTCGGCGCCCAGGGCGGCGTCCTCGAGCGCAACGTCTCCGTCGAGGTCGTCAAGCGGCACAAGCGTGCCTCCCTGGCCCGGCTCGACGCGATGACCGCGCTCCTGCGCCGCCATGTGCCCGAACTGGGCGAGGGTGCCCAGCTGTTCTGCCTGATGGGCCTCGCCACGGCGGGCGCGCTGTCGTCGTACGTCCCCCCGCCGCCCAGCGTCCTCGCCGCCTACGCCGAGGAGCCCGCCCTCGGTGTCCTGCACATCGAGCTGCGCGAGGCCCTGTGGGACGCCTTCACCTCGATGCTCCTGGGGGTCCTCCCGCGCCGATGA
- a CDS encoding SCO4402 family protein — protein MSADARVIANHRVHVVPAVLAPADPPWQRDVWLDPSLFENLDHVFHALFDDFCDADEPERFLGASLRTEEEVVLMREWASASTTQRSRQPGGTDEEYLRPAWWPEVVAVAGASLRSWSRTT, from the coding sequence ATGAGCGCAGACGCCCGCGTCATAGCGAACCATCGAGTGCATGTCGTACCCGCGGTCCTGGCTCCGGCCGATCCACCGTGGCAGCGAGATGTCTGGCTCGACCCGTCACTGTTCGAGAACCTGGACCACGTCTTCCACGCGCTCTTCGATGACTTCTGTGACGCCGACGAACCCGAGCGCTTCCTCGGTGCCAGTCTCAGAACCGAGGAAGAGGTCGTCCTCATGCGGGAATGGGCGTCCGCCTCAACGACGCAGCGGTCCAGGCAACCGGGCGGCACGGACGAGGAGTACCTGCGGCCGGCCTGGTGGCCGGAGGTCGTCGCCGTCGCGGGCGCCTCGCTCAGGTCATGGTCGCGAACGACCTGA
- a CDS encoding helix-turn-helix transcriptional regulator: MGTREDVTAWRPRVPGVTEVFHAHFTDYAYPMHVHEAWTLLIVDDGAVRYDLDRHEHGTPHDTVSLLPPHVPHNGSPATPHGFRKRVLYLDGTRLGDDLIGPAVDSPDLRDPVLRRRVGQLHAVLAQPGDELEADSRLALIGDRLRACLLPRTAAPADRRDPVLARRLRELLDERVVPGIALDEAAALVQAHPTHLVRSFSAAYGIAPHQYLMSRRVGRARRLLLEGRAPAEVAAATGFYDQSHLTRHFRRLVGVTPGRYRGSAR; encoded by the coding sequence ATGGGCACCCGCGAGGACGTCACCGCGTGGCGTCCCCGCGTCCCGGGCGTCACCGAGGTCTTCCACGCCCACTTCACCGACTACGCGTACCCGATGCACGTCCACGAGGCGTGGACGCTGCTGATCGTGGACGACGGCGCCGTCCGCTACGACCTGGACCGGCACGAGCACGGCACCCCGCACGACACGGTGTCCCTGCTGCCGCCGCACGTCCCGCACAACGGCTCGCCCGCCACCCCGCACGGCTTCCGCAAACGCGTCCTGTACCTGGACGGCACCCGGCTCGGCGACGACCTGATCGGCCCGGCCGTGGACTCGCCGGATCTGCGCGACCCGGTGCTGCGGCGGCGCGTCGGACAGCTGCACGCGGTGCTCGCCCAGCCCGGTGACGAGCTGGAGGCCGACAGCCGGCTGGCCCTCATCGGCGACCGGCTGCGCGCCTGCCTGCTGCCGAGGACGGCGGCCCCTGCCGACCGGCGTGACCCGGTGCTGGCCCGCCGGCTGCGCGAGCTCCTCGACGAGCGGGTGGTGCCGGGCATCGCCCTGGACGAGGCGGCGGCGCTGGTGCAGGCGCATCCCACGCACCTCGTCCGGTCGTTCAGCGCCGCGTACGGGATCGCCCCGCACCAGTACCTGATGTCCCGCCGGGTCGGCCGCGCGCGCCGGCTGCTGCTGGAGGGCCGGGCGCCGGCCGAGGTGGCCGCCGCGACCGGCTTCTACGACCAGTCGCACCTCACCCGGCACTTCCGCCGGCTGGTGGGCGTCACCCCGGGCCGCTACCGCGGCAGCGCGCGCTGA
- a CDS encoding MDR family MFS transporter gives MSLAAVRRAARETVSGLPREFWWLWTSTLVNRLGAFVATFMALYLTLERGQSASYAGLVAALHGLGGVVSSLGGGVMADRLGRRPTLLIAQSATAVSVAVLGFVQHPAAIAAVAFAVGAASNASRPAVQAMMADIVRPEDRVRAFSLNYWAINLGFAVSSMAAGFIAEVSYRAGFLLEAGMTAVCAVVVFMKLPESRPQKAGTARPGEAIGLGTVLRDRRFMTVVGLCFLVALVFQQGAVGLPIAMGAAGFSPADYGLAIGVNGVLIVALQIPVTRFIERRDAGRILVVSSLVAGYGFGLTAFAGSVGVFALTVCVWTIGEMLNAPTQTSLVVRLSPAHGRGRYQGVYTLSWSVAALVAPLMSGLVIDHLGAAWLWALCAAVGTVAAAGYGVLTRRLPADAPGATVPVTASKPETSAA, from the coding sequence ATGTCACTCGCCGCCGTCAGACGCGCCGCCAGGGAGACCGTCTCCGGGCTCCCCCGTGAGTTCTGGTGGCTGTGGACGAGCACGCTGGTGAACCGGCTCGGCGCCTTCGTCGCCACCTTCATGGCGCTGTACCTGACCCTGGAGCGCGGCCAGTCCGCCTCGTACGCCGGTCTGGTCGCCGCGCTGCACGGCCTCGGCGGGGTCGTCTCCTCCCTCGGCGGCGGTGTGATGGCCGACCGGCTCGGACGCCGGCCCACCCTGCTGATCGCGCAGTCCGCGACCGCCGTGTCGGTGGCGGTGCTCGGCTTCGTGCAGCACCCCGCGGCCATCGCCGCCGTCGCCTTCGCGGTGGGCGCCGCCTCGAACGCCTCCCGGCCGGCCGTGCAGGCGATGATGGCGGACATCGTGCGGCCCGAGGACCGGGTCAGGGCCTTCTCACTCAACTACTGGGCCATCAACCTGGGCTTCGCCGTCTCCTCCATGGCCGCCGGGTTCATCGCCGAGGTCAGCTACCGCGCCGGGTTCCTGCTGGAGGCCGGGATGACGGCCGTCTGCGCGGTCGTCGTCTTCATGAAGCTCCCCGAGTCGCGGCCCCAGAAGGCCGGCACCGCCAGGCCCGGCGAGGCGATCGGGCTCGGGACCGTGCTGCGCGACCGGCGCTTCATGACGGTCGTCGGGCTGTGCTTCCTCGTCGCCCTCGTCTTCCAGCAGGGCGCGGTCGGGCTGCCGATCGCCATGGGCGCGGCCGGCTTCTCCCCCGCCGACTACGGCCTCGCGATCGGCGTCAACGGCGTCCTGATCGTCGCGCTGCAGATCCCGGTCACCCGGTTCATCGAACGGCGGGACGCGGGCCGCATCCTCGTCGTGTCGTCCCTCGTGGCGGGCTACGGATTCGGGCTCACCGCGTTCGCCGGGTCGGTCGGCGTCTTCGCGCTGACGGTGTGCGTGTGGACGATCGGCGAGATGCTCAACGCGCCCACCCAGACGAGCCTCGTGGTCCGCCTGTCCCCGGCCCACGGGCGAGGCCGCTACCAGGGCGTGTACACGCTGTCCTGGTCGGTGGCGGCCCTCGTCGCGCCCCTGATGTCGGGCCTCGTCATCGACCACCTCGGCGCCGCCTGGCTGTGGGCGCTGTGCGCGGCCGTCGGCACGGTCGCGGCGGCCGGGTACGGCGTGCTGACGCGCCGGCTGCCCGCCGACGCGCCCGGCGCCACCGTCCCCGTGACCGCGTCCAAGCCCGAGACCAGCGCGGCCTGA
- a CDS encoding HNH endonuclease, with product MNWECDSARPIRLDRTRKGGLRFPGLPFQGKHLGITTRCNGRKVTQRDVSGCNDRATVPSSVSGAPLRSSWARRPGGTQGAGSVGPVEVLLAHTGRCVYGDYAESRVIDHVIPLAANEADSQRNLVPACQACNLGNSDKGLTWMRERLDLPSMRQRPHLETPQWARAAKTPPSCTICAAQGHDHKSYFFLPWFLTASIAAAAASGSR from the coding sequence ATGAACTGGGAGTGCGATTCCGCTCGGCCGATCAGGCTGGACCGAACACGAAAGGGAGGCCTGAGGTTTCCAGGCCTCCCTTTCCAAGGCAAACACCTCGGCATTACCACACGCTGCAACGGGCGTAAAGTTACTCAGCGTGACGTCAGCGGTTGCAACGACCGGGCGACAGTTCCGAGCTCTGTCAGTGGCGCCCCACTACGGTCCTCTTGGGCCAGGAGGCCTGGTGGGACGCAAGGAGCAGGCAGTGTGGGTCCGGTTGAGGTGTTACTTGCGCATACGGGGCGCTGTGTCTATGGCGACTACGCCGAGTCGCGGGTGATCGACCACGTCATCCCGCTCGCAGCCAACGAAGCAGACTCCCAGAGGAACCTGGTCCCGGCCTGCCAAGCGTGCAACCTTGGCAACAGTGACAAGGGGCTCACATGGATGCGTGAGCGACTCGACCTGCCTTCGATGAGGCAGAGGCCCCACCTTGAGACCCCACAATGGGCCCGGGCCGCGAAAACGCCCCCGAGTTGCACCATATGCGCAGCTCAGGGGCATGATCACAAAAGTTACTTCTTCTTGCCCTGGTTCTTGACCGCCTCGATCGCCGCCGCCGCGGCCTCCGGGTCGAGGTAG
- a CDS encoding glycosyl hydrolase family 28-related protein, producing the protein MGDTHLTRRALLGGATAVALAATAGPAARAATPAAPPPGTPQVPALWHEFTRTPFTHPQIPYIGRAGRRGGDRHRVVADVRAFGAVPDGTTDCAPAINRAIAAAGRAGGGTVTIPPGTWRVDDVIRVGHSNVVLRGAGSGRTTLLATKNLTELIGVYGSRYGGDKSSWSWAGGLIWLAPEARWRSLTDAIRARDWPFEGWTGNRRDEWRTLTTVAPARRGSWTVRVADPSALRAGALVLLRLADDAEHTLLEHMSGGGPGAEAYTWDDKTKLTSYVPYEWPVRVARVRGREVTLERPLPLDVRPEWDPRLTTHVEELTGAGVEGLTLEAVQTPQQPHLLDKGHNGVVLQCAYDCWVHDVTVRHVDNGFGLVAASACTLTHTRVAGRGTHHPYFCREGSHDNLVEDFTIEARTTPAPADTQLHGINVEGLSSHNVWSRGDMRMGTFDSHRGLPFANVRTDITVVNDGRHGGDASAGPLFGARFTHWNVRVVNGRAGMVRLDGLAPYSATVGLNEVSEFGQIDVPDFTGDLHARLELYGTTDVVRPRNLYDAQRALPR; encoded by the coding sequence ATGGGCGACACGCATCTCACCAGACGGGCCCTGCTCGGCGGAGCCACGGCCGTGGCACTCGCCGCGACGGCCGGCCCGGCGGCCCGGGCGGCCACCCCCGCCGCCCCGCCCCCCGGCACCCCCCAAGTCCCCGCACTCTGGCACGAGTTCACCCGCACCCCCTTCACCCACCCGCAGATCCCGTACATCGGCCGGGCGGGCCGGCGCGGCGGGGACCGCCACCGCGTCGTCGCCGACGTCCGCGCCTTCGGCGCCGTGCCGGACGGCACGACCGACTGCGCCCCCGCGATCAACCGTGCCATCGCCGCCGCCGGACGGGCCGGCGGTGGCACGGTCACCATCCCGCCCGGCACCTGGCGCGTCGACGACGTCATCCGCGTCGGCCACTCGAACGTCGTCCTGCGCGGCGCCGGCAGCGGCCGTACGACCCTCCTCGCCACGAAGAACCTCACCGAGCTGATCGGCGTCTACGGCTCCCGCTACGGCGGCGACAAGTCGTCCTGGTCGTGGGCGGGCGGCCTGATCTGGCTGGCGCCCGAGGCGCGGTGGCGGTCCCTCACCGACGCCATCCGCGCGCGGGACTGGCCGTTCGAGGGCTGGACCGGCAACCGGCGCGACGAGTGGCGCACCCTCACCACCGTCGCCCCCGCCCGGCGAGGCTCCTGGACGGTACGGGTGGCCGACCCGTCCGCGCTGCGCGCCGGCGCCCTCGTGCTGCTGCGCCTCGCCGACGACGCCGAGCACACGCTCCTCGAGCACATGAGCGGCGGCGGACCGGGCGCCGAGGCGTACACCTGGGACGACAAGACGAAGCTGACCTCGTACGTGCCCTACGAGTGGCCGGTGCGCGTCGCCCGGGTCCGCGGCCGCGAGGTCACCCTGGAACGCCCCCTGCCGCTCGACGTACGCCCCGAGTGGGACCCCCGACTGACCACGCACGTCGAGGAGTTGACCGGCGCGGGCGTGGAGGGCCTCACCCTGGAGGCGGTCCAGACCCCGCAGCAGCCGCACCTGCTCGACAAGGGCCACAACGGTGTCGTCCTCCAGTGCGCCTACGACTGCTGGGTGCACGACGTGACGGTCCGCCACGTCGACAACGGCTTCGGCCTGGTGGCCGCCTCCGCCTGCACGCTCACGCACACGCGCGTGGCGGGCCGCGGCACGCACCACCCGTACTTCTGCCGCGAGGGCTCGCACGACAACCTGGTCGAGGACTTCACGATCGAGGCCCGCACCACGCCCGCCCCCGCCGACACCCAGCTGCACGGCATCAACGTCGAGGGCCTGTCCTCCCACAACGTGTGGTCGCGCGGCGACATGCGCATGGGCACCTTCGACAGCCATCGCGGACTGCCCTTCGCCAACGTCCGCACCGACATCACCGTCGTCAACGACGGCCGCCACGGCGGCGACGCGAGCGCCGGACCGCTGTTCGGGGCGCGCTTCACCCACTGGAACGTGCGGGTCGTCAACGGCCGCGCCGGCATGGTCCGCCTCGACGGCCTCGCACCGTACTCCGCGACCGTCGGGCTCAACGAGGTCAGCGAGTTCGGCCAGATCGACGTGCCCGACTTCACCGGCGACCTGCACGCCCGCCTCGAGCTGTACGGCACCACGGACGTCGTACGGCCCCGCAATCTGTACGACGCTCAGCGCGCGCTGCCGCGGTAG
- a CDS encoding SDR family NAD(P)-dependent oxidoreductase, which yields MTTVTDKWTEQNIPDQGGRVAIVTGANTGLGFETARMLAERGATVVLAVRDVEKGARAAARIAGDVTVQALDLTSLASVRAAAADLRTAHPRIDLLINNAGVMYTPKQTTADGFEMQFGTNHLGHFALTGLLLDRLLPVPGSRVVNVSSVGHRIRAAIHFEDLQWERSYSRAGAYGQSKLANLLFTYELQRRLAPHGTTIAAAAHPGVSNTELLRNIPAPLRVPVSRLTPLLTQSPVMGALPTLRAATDPAVTGGQYYGPGGRGEIRGYPKLVTSSPASHDETVMHRLWTVSEELTGVSFPVGRVATAS from the coding sequence ATGACGACCGTGACCGACAAGTGGACCGAACAGAACATCCCCGACCAGGGCGGCCGGGTGGCGATCGTGACCGGCGCCAACACCGGGCTCGGCTTCGAGACCGCCCGGATGCTGGCGGAGCGCGGGGCGACGGTGGTCCTGGCCGTGCGGGACGTGGAGAAGGGGGCGCGGGCGGCGGCCCGTATCGCCGGTGACGTCACGGTCCAGGCGCTGGACCTCACCTCCCTGGCCTCCGTCCGGGCAGCGGCGGCGGACCTGCGCACCGCGCATCCACGCATCGACCTGCTGATCAACAACGCCGGCGTGATGTACACGCCGAAGCAGACCACCGCCGACGGCTTCGAGATGCAGTTCGGCACGAACCACCTGGGCCACTTCGCCCTCACCGGCCTGCTGCTCGACCGGCTCCTGCCGGTGCCCGGATCGCGTGTCGTCAACGTCAGCAGCGTCGGCCACCGCATCCGGGCCGCGATCCACTTCGAGGACCTGCAGTGGGAGCGGTCGTACAGCCGCGCCGGCGCCTACGGCCAGTCCAAGCTGGCCAACCTGCTGTTCACGTACGAACTGCAGCGCCGGCTCGCCCCGCACGGCACGACGATCGCGGCGGCGGCGCATCCCGGGGTGTCCAACACCGAGCTGCTGCGCAACATCCCGGCGCCGCTGCGGGTGCCGGTCAGCCGCCTCACCCCACTGCTGACGCAGAGCCCGGTCATGGGCGCCCTGCCCACCCTGCGCGCGGCCACCGACCCGGCCGTCACGGGCGGCCAGTACTACGGCCCCGGCGGGCGCGGCGAGATCCGGGGCTACCCGAAGCTGGTCACGTCCAGCCCCGCCTCACACGACGAGACGGTCATGCACCGTCTGTGGACGGTGTCGGAGGAACTGACGGGGGTGTCGTTCCCGGTGGGACGGGTGGCGACGGCGTCCTGA
- a CDS encoding DUF2000 domain-containing protein: protein MNAEAPVHDGAAAAPVRFDTKIAVLLREDLETWQRLNVTAFLVSGLGSQVPEVIGEPYEDADGVPYLPMFRQPVLVFEGTKETLTAAHARTLSRALPRALFTSDLFGTGHDGANRAAVRAVGTAELDLVGLAVYGPKNAVDKVLKGARMHP, encoded by the coding sequence ATGAACGCTGAAGCACCCGTGCACGACGGGGCGGCCGCTGCCCCCGTCCGTTTCGACACCAAGATCGCCGTGCTGCTGCGCGAGGACCTGGAGACCTGGCAGCGGCTGAACGTCACCGCGTTCCTGGTCAGCGGCCTGGGCTCGCAGGTGCCCGAGGTCATCGGGGAGCCGTACGAGGACGCGGACGGCGTCCCCTACCTGCCGATGTTCCGCCAGCCGGTGCTGGTCTTCGAGGGCACCAAGGAGACGCTGACGGCCGCCCACGCCCGCACGCTCTCCCGCGCCCTGCCGCGCGCCCTGTTCACCTCCGACCTCTTCGGCACCGGCCACGACGGCGCCAACCGGGCGGCGGTACGGGCCGTGGGCACGGCGGAGCTGGATCTGGTGGGGCTCGCGGTCTACGGGCCGAAGAACGCGGTGGACAAGGTGCTCAAGGGTGCCCGGATGCACCCCTGA
- a CDS encoding phosphoglyceromutase has protein sequence MADAPYKLILLRHGESEWNAKNLFTGWVDVNLNEKGEKEAVRGGELLKDAGLLPDVVHTSLQKRAIRTAQLALEAADRHWIPVHRSWRLNERHYGALQGKDKAQTLAEFGEEQFMLWRRSYDTPPPPLADDAEFSQFSDPRYATLPPELRPRTECLKDVVVRMLPYWFDAIVPDLLTGRTVLVAAHGNSLRALVKHLDGISDADIAGLNIPTGIPLAYDLDADFKPVTPGGRYLDPEAAAAAIEAVKNQGKKK, from the coding sequence ATGGCCGACGCACCGTACAAGCTGATCCTCCTCCGCCACGGCGAGAGCGAGTGGAACGCGAAGAACCTGTTCACCGGCTGGGTGGACGTCAACCTCAACGAGAAGGGCGAGAAGGAGGCGGTCCGCGGTGGCGAGCTCCTGAAGGACGCCGGACTCCTGCCCGACGTGGTCCACACGTCGCTCCAGAAGCGCGCGATCCGCACGGCCCAGCTGGCGCTGGAGGCGGCCGACCGCCACTGGATCCCGGTCCACCGCTCGTGGCGCCTGAACGAGCGCCACTACGGCGCCCTCCAGGGCAAGGACAAGGCCCAGACCCTCGCCGAGTTCGGCGAGGAGCAGTTCATGCTGTGGCGCCGCTCCTACGACACCCCGCCGCCCCCGCTCGCCGACGACGCCGAGTTCTCCCAGTTCTCCGACCCGCGCTACGCGACCCTCCCGCCGGAGCTGCGCCCGCGCACGGAGTGCCTCAAGGACGTCGTCGTCCGCATGCTGCCGTACTGGTTCGACGCGATCGTCCCCGACCTGCTGACCGGCCGTACGGTCCTGGTCGCGGCCCACGGCAACTCGCTGCGCGCCCTGGTCAAGCACCTGGACGGCATCTCGGACGCCGACATCGCGGGCCTCAACATCCCGACGGGCATCCCGCTCGCCTACGACCTGGACGCGGACTTCAAGCCGGTCACCCCGGGCGGCCGCTACCTCGACCCGGAGGCCGCGGCGGCGGCGATCGAGGCGGTCAAGAACCAGGGCAAGAAGAAGTAA